Genomic window (Acropora muricata isolate sample 2 chromosome 11, ASM3666990v1, whole genome shotgun sequence):
aattatggaaggaataatttcaacctcatactgcattggtcgcagtcactggaaaaacaattttctttgtaaattgctttagatattAAAAGGCAGTTTAATAAAGCcgtaagcagttattttttacctcagttgtttgtattttcattttacttcttggcggtgtcacaaagggatttcatgtatcactgcaaacaaagaattttcgatggtttaTTTAAACTGAGCGGTGCTAGGAACTACGAATGTATGCTTCCACTATTGCAACAGATCGCCTTTACCTTCAAcaatgcagaatcggtaagagttttttacggctataaaatgactttaaacaataattgatttagtaatttacaaactgactggtacagtcttgttgatttttaagtgctcttgtgtaactagaaaggagtgaaaaatgatttgaatttgattCGATTGAATAGAAACCAaagttttccatttttcttGCTAGAATCATTGCGGTATGACTTCGTTTATATAAAACCTGTTGGACTATTAAAATACATTTGAGGAACAATGCTGAAAGGTGGTAAGGATGTATAAAAAGACTTCAGCACACATATATAACACTGGAAggaaggaactttatttaagtgtctagtcctTCTATCATTGGAGCACTTATTGGGGACACTtactgaaattaataattaacacaactgatcaagtcaaattttggttttcgagaagaggggaaactggagtacccggagaaaacctctcggtgcagagtagacaagcaacaaactcaactcacaGTTTTGACGccagatctgggaatcgaacccgggttACATTGGTGGGTGgtgctcacatggtctatgggttgaaacatcagcactttacgtaataaatcaaaaacgagtgcgagtgtttgaccggggtttccagacaccgagaaacagatgaaagcacgaggccgtaggccgagtgcttttattgtttcgaggtgtctggagaccccggtcaaacacgacgcacgagtttttgatatggcttctaaaACTATTCACTCTTCTTTTCGTAATTAGGGGGTATTGTTTccgtgctttaatttcacatgagattatgtattttaaaaataatcaaaaagtgggaaatttgttgttgttcgttgtaAGTCATGTGGTAGTGAAGATGGCGGAGTCTTTTGCAACGAATACCGTAAGCCGTTTTCGTTCTCCAAAAACTGGGGAAGAAGAATCAAAGTTGCTGCAAGGGAGCATTCCTAAgtcaactgcctacaaaaccaaatgggcgattaaaatttttcacgaatggcagataaatagaaaagttaaaggtcCTGTACTTGATGCTGGTGGCGCTTTTAAAGATTATGGAGATTTGTACAAAGTTCAGTCGTTGTGTacagatttggcaaatatggatgCCAACGCTTTAAACTACTGGCTGAGTAAATTTGTCCAGGAGGTTGCGAATAGTGAAGGGAAGGTGTATCCAGCAAGGACACTTTATGGAATTATCTGTGGCATCCGAAGGCATTTAGAAGAAACTGTGGGAagcgaaaaaaaatgaactgtcagtgtagctgattaattatgatgattaattaaactgaagtattgtttttgggttcaattttttttgttttgatccataactcttgatgtccaatgagaagacagatgaaaaccacgcgtggttttgatatgtgatccaaaacacgtgtggttttcatctgtgttttcattgggtatcaaaactcatgcacgtgacgaatttagccatttttt
Coding sequences:
- the LOC136890397 gene encoding uncharacterized protein, producing MYFKNNQKVGNLLLFVVSHVVVKMAESFATNTVSRFRSPKTGEEESKLLQGSIPKSTAYKTKWAIKIFHEWQINRKVKGPVLDAGGAFKDYGDLYKVQSLCTDLANMDANALNYWLSKFVQEVANSEGKVYPARTLYGIICGIRRHLEETVGSEKK